The Halanaerobium saccharolyticum subsp. saccharolyticum DSM 6643 DNA window CACCGATGGTGAATCAGTTGTTCCACCAGGAGCATAGCTGAGTAGCTAAGTGTGGAAAAGATAAGCGCTGAAAAGCATCTAAGCGTGAAACAGACTTCAAGATTAGGTATCTCACTTTGTTAAGAAGGTAAGATCCCTTAAAGATGATAAGGTAGATAGGCCAGAGGTGTAAGTGTAGTAATACATTAAGCTAACTGGTACTAATAGATCGAGGGCTTAATCATTATTTCCTATATGTATCTTTGAATTTACAGTTTTAATTTCAATCACCAATTAATTTTTAACGCATTTAACAACTTTTTTTCAGTAAAAGAAAGAACTCGCTGCGCTCAAACAGCTTTCTTTTTTAACCTTCAAAAAAGTTATGAAATGCTAAATTAATAAGGTTCTGAAATTAAAACAGAAATTCTGTTAGCTTTTCTCAAAGTGAAAAGATCAAAATAATAGATCAAGTTAGCTTTAGAAGAGAGCAGAGTACATGAAAACAACAATTTTATAGATTTCCGGTGGTAATTGCGGAGGGGCAACACTTGTTCCCATCTCGAACACAAAAGTTAAGTCCTCCAGCGCCTATGGTACTGCATTGGTAACGATGTGGGAGAGTAGGTCGCTGCCGGTCCTTTTTTCCAAGCTTTGATGATTGTTTATTTATTGTATTGGGGTGTAGCCAAGCGGTAAGGCACTGGGTTTTGGTCTCAGGACGCGTAGGTTCGAATCCTACCGCCCCAGCCATTAAATTATCATCATTTATTTGGGCCATTAGCTCAGTTGGCAGAGCACCTGACTTTTAATCAGGTTGTCGGAGGTTCGAATCCTCCATGGCTCACCATTTATAGCGCGGGGTAGAGCAGTCTGGTAGCTCGTCAGGCTCATAACCTGGAGGTCATCGGTTCGAATCCGGTCCCCGCAACCATTTTAAAATATAATAATTTTTATATATACATCAGGCAAAAATTTTATGGTAATGATGCGGGAGTAGCTCAGTTGGCTAGAGCATCAGCCTTCCAAGCTGAGGGTCGCGAGTTCGAGTCTCGTTTCCCGCTCCATATAACATGGGTCTATAGCTCAGTTGGCTAGAGCATGTGGTTCATACCCACAGTGTCAGAGGTTCAAGTCCTCTTAGACCCACCATTTGTATTCATGGAGAGGTACCCAAGTGGCTGAAGGGGCGGGTTTGCTAAACCTGTAGCAGGGTATTTACCCTGGCGAGGGTTCGAATCCCTCTCTCTCCGCCATTTAATTTATGCCCTCATCGTCTAGGGGTCTAGGACACCAGGTTTTCATCCTGGCGGCAGGGGTTCGAATCCCCTTGAGGGTACCATTTTTGCGGGCGAATAGCTCAGTTGGGAGAGCACCTGCCTTACAAGCAGGGGGTCACAGGTTCGAGCCCTGTTTCGCCCACCATTTAAATATGAAGTATATTGTTAGATTGGAAGAGATTCCTTTCTCGACATCTTACTTCCTACATCCAAATACGGAGGTGTAGCGTAGCGGTTTAACGCGCCGGCCTGTCAAGCCGGAGATCGCGGGTTCAAATCCCGTCTCCTCCGCCATTTTTTTTGCCGATGTAGCTCAGTTGGTAGCAGCGCTTCCATGGTAAGGAAGAGGTCACCGGTTCAACTCCGGTCATCGGCTCCATTAGTTTAAACAGCCATGGGGATATAGCTCAGCTGGGAGAGCGCTACACTGGCAGTGTAGAGGCCAGGGGTTCGAGTCCCCTTATCTCCACCAAAGTATATTTTATTTTGATGGAGAAATACAATTTAATAATTAAATTAGAAGGAGAATAGGATTTTTTATTATAAGATTCCTGATTCCTACTTCTTACTTCCTACATTTATTTTGGAGGGGTGCCCGAGTGGTTAAAGGGAGCAGACTGTAAATCTGCCGGCGATGCCTACAAAGGTTCAAATCCTTTCCCCTCCACCATTAAATATGCGGGAATAGCTCAGTGGTAGAGCATCACGTTGCCAACGTGAGGGTCGCGAGTTCAAATCTCGTTTCCCGCTCCATTTGATATTTTGCACCTATTGGGTGCTTTTTTTATTTTTATATATATCTTAATATTCAAACAATTAATTTATGCTTTATAAATTTAATTATTACTGCTATAATAATATATAATTATATACAAGAATTGAGAAGAGAGTAATTCAGTTTTAAACTGAAAATATATTTTATGAGGTGTTTACAAAATGCATGAAAAACTATTTACTCCAGGCCCAACAGAAGTGAGAACAGAGCTATTACAGCAGTTATCAACTGCACAGATTCATCACAGAACTGAAGAATTTTCTCGAGTTTATGATGATATTCAGGTTAATTTACAGAAACTACTTTATACAGATAATCCAGTTTTATTATTTTCTTCGTCTTCAACAGGTGCAATGGAAGCGGCAGTGACTAACGGTGTTAAAAAACGCTGCTTAAATTTTGTTAATGGGGCTTTTTCAGATCGTTGGCATCAAATCACTAAAAAAAATGGGGTTCCTTGTGATAAAGTACAAGTTCCATGGGATCAAGCAATTAAGCCTGAACTAGTAGAAAAAAGACTTAATTCTGGTAATTATGATGCTATTACGGTTGTCTTAAATGAAACTTCTACAGGTTTGATGAATCCAATAAAAGAAATTGGCGAAGTTGTAAAGAAATTTGATGATGTTTTATTTTTGGTTGATGCTGTATCTGGGATGGCGGGTACAGAAATTAGAGTAGATGATTGGGGTATCGATATGTGTCTGGCTGGGGTACAGAAGGCTTTTGCTTTACCAGCTGGTTTAACTGTGGCTTCAGTTAGTAAAAAATTATTGAAAAGATCAGAAACAGTTGAAAATAGAAGTTATTATTTTAATTTGCCACTTTTATATAAATATCATCAAAGATCTCAGACAAGAACCACTCCTGCAATACCACAAATATTTGCATTGCAGAAGCAATTAAATGATATTGTAGATGATGAAGGAATTGAAAATAGATTTGAAAGACATAAAGAAATGGCTGAATATGTTCAAAATTGGGCTTTGAAGTATTTTGATATTTATGCTGAAGAAGGTTATTGGTCAAATACTGTTACCTGTATTGAGAATAATAGGGGTATAGATGTTAGTAATTTAATCAATGAACTTGTAGAAAAGTATAACATTAGAATTGCAAATGGTTATGGTGATTTAAAAAATAAAGCTTTTAGAATAGGCCACATGGGAGATTTAAGTTTGGTTGATATTAAAGGTTTATTAGCAACTATTGAAGATATATTATCTTTATAGTTATTAACAGTATAGTTTTAAAAATTTAAATTAAAAATAGCAGCCAATTTAAGGCTGCTATTTTTAACATTTATATATATTTTAGATTTCTAAAAAACATAAATCTTTTACTTTTGTATCTAATTCATCTAATTGAGTTCTAATTTCTTCCAATATTTCCTTCGATGGTTTAGAATCAATCTGCATCATCATTATAGCATTTCCACCAATTTCTTTACGACCTACCTGCATATTTGCAATGTTTATATTTGCCTCACCTAAAGTAGATCCAATTTTGCCAATAACTCCTGGTTTATCCTGGTAACTTACTATAATAAATTCTCCAGAGAGGTCTAAATCAATTCTTAATCCATTGATTTCAATTAATCTAAAACCTATAGGTAAGTAAGTTCCAGCGAGACTATAATTATCAATGTCAGTTTTAAGATTGATTTTAATTATATTATTTAGTTCACCCTCATTTTGGATTTGGCTTTCTTTGAGAGCAATCCCTCTTTCTTGAGCCACATGCATTGCATTTACTAGATTAATTCTATCATCTAAAATTGGTTCTAAAATAGATTTAACTAAACTTAAGGTCATTGGTTTGTGATTATATTGATTAATTTCTCCACCATACTCAACTTCAACAGCTTCAATTCTTTCGTGTCCCTTCCATTTTGCCATAAAATTACCTAATTTTGTTATCAGATTTATATAGGGCTTAGCCTGATTAAACTCTTGTGGATCCATAGCTGGTATGTTTAATGGAGATGCAGGTAAATTATTTTTTAATACGGATACAACTTCTTCCGCTGCAGTTATAGAAACATTGTCCATAGCTTCTGTAGTTGTTCCTCCCAAATGACAGGTCATTATTACCTTATCTTCAAATTTAAGCAGTGGGTTGTTACTTGCTCTTACCGGTTCTTCCTCGTGCACATCAATTGCTGCACCGGCTATTTTATTTTTTTCTAATGCCTTAGCTAAAGCTTCAGTATCAACATTTTGACCTCGAGCACAGTTAATAACACGAGCATCATTTTTCATTATTGCAAACTCTTTATGACTTAGAATATGGTATGTTTCATCAGTCAAAGGAGTATGTAGGGTAATGTAATCGGATTTTTCTAAAACCTCTTTAAATGGTAGTAGAGAAACATTTATTTTTTCTGCTTTTTTAGGTGATAAATAAGGATCATTAGCAATTACTTTCATACCAAAACTTTGTGCCCTTTTTGCAACTCTGCTTCCAATTCTACCAAGGCCAATAATTCCTAAAGTTTTACCGTTGACTTCTACCCCCATATATTTCTTTCTATCCCAGATATTATTGTGTAATGCTTGATTAGCCTGGGCAATATTTCGAGAAAGAGAAAGCATCATTCCCAATGTATGTTCTACTGCAGAAATTGTATTACCTGTAGGAGTATTAAAAACAAATATTCCATTTTTAGTTGCTTCATCCAAATCAATATTATCATAACCAGTTCCAGCTCTACCTATAACTTTAAGTTTTTTAGCTTTATTTAATGCTTCTTTATCCAAAAGTGTCATGCTGCGCACAATTATTCCATCATAATTACTAATAATTTTCAAAAAATATTCGCGGCCTAACTCTGGCTTAAAATCAACTTCCATTCCTGCTTCTTCTAAAACGTCAATACCTTTTTGAGCAATATTGTCACTAACTAACACTTTGTACACTTATTACCACTCCTTCTCTCTTCTTGCTACTAATTTTTATTAATTATATCTAAAAGTAATTGATAAAGCAAGCGTTTAATTCTTTAAAGTGATAAAATTATTATAAAAGACTAATTTTTGTTGTTATTATATTTCAAACTTGCCGTAGAGCTAATTAAAATATATAATGAATAAAGAGGAGTGATAAGTATGGCAAAAGTATTTCCATTTAAAGCTTATAGATATAACCAGGAAAAAGTTAAAGATTTAGAGAAAGTAGTAACCCAACCATATGATAAAATTGATACTAAACTACAAAATAATTATTACGAACAGAGTCCTTATAATATTGTTCGTTTGATTTTAGGGAAAGAAGAAAATCGTTATCAAAGTGCAGCAAAATATTTAAAAAAGTGGATTAAAGATGAAGTTTTAATTCAAGATCAAAAACCTGGATTTTATATCTATACTCAAGAATACGAAGTAGCTGGGGAAAAATTCATTCGC harbors:
- a CDS encoding pyridoxal-phosphate-dependent aminotransferase family protein, giving the protein MHEKLFTPGPTEVRTELLQQLSTAQIHHRTEEFSRVYDDIQVNLQKLLYTDNPVLLFSSSSTGAMEAAVTNGVKKRCLNFVNGAFSDRWHQITKKNGVPCDKVQVPWDQAIKPELVEKRLNSGNYDAITVVLNETSTGLMNPIKEIGEVVKKFDDVLFLVDAVSGMAGTEIRVDDWGIDMCLAGVQKAFALPAGLTVASVSKKLLKRSETVENRSYYFNLPLLYKYHQRSQTRTTPAIPQIFALQKQLNDIVDDEGIENRFERHKEMAEYVQNWALKYFDIYAEEGYWSNTVTCIENNRGIDVSNLINELVEKYNIRIANGYGDLKNKAFRIGHMGDLSLVDIKGLLATIEDILSL
- the serA gene encoding phosphoglycerate dehydrogenase, coding for MYKVLVSDNIAQKGIDVLEEAGMEVDFKPELGREYFLKIISNYDGIIVRSMTLLDKEALNKAKKLKVIGRAGTGYDNIDLDEATKNGIFVFNTPTGNTISAVEHTLGMMLSLSRNIAQANQALHNNIWDRKKYMGVEVNGKTLGIIGLGRIGSRVAKRAQSFGMKVIANDPYLSPKKAEKINVSLLPFKEVLEKSDYITLHTPLTDETYHILSHKEFAIMKNDARVINCARGQNVDTEALAKALEKNKIAGAAIDVHEEEPVRASNNPLLKFEDKVIMTCHLGGTTTEAMDNVSITAAEEVVSVLKNNLPASPLNIPAMDPQEFNQAKPYINLITKLGNFMAKWKGHERIEAVEVEYGGEINQYNHKPMTLSLVKSILEPILDDRINLVNAMHVAQERGIALKESQIQNEGELNNIIKINLKTDIDNYSLAGTYLPIGFRLIEINGLRIDLDLSGEFIIVSYQDKPGVIGKIGSTLGEANINIANMQVGRKEIGGNAIMMMQIDSKPSKEILEEIRTQLDELDTKVKDLCFLEI